The following are encoded together in the Magnetospirillum gryphiswaldense MSR-1 v2 genome:
- a CDS encoding alpha/beta hydrolase, translating into MFAGSLALAMGGLAFFQRDMIYHPGKERVDPAEAGVPEMVQARITTHDGFINTAWYAPPRDRYQPTLVYFHGNAGTVANRAHKARLFMDAGFGVLLVGYRGYGGNAGSPSEEGLYADARGALGWLISRGVPQGQIVLYGESLGTGVAVQMATELPNLVGVVLEAPYTRLPDLAPAYVLPGFAELAMLDRFDNRAKIGQIRAPMLIVHGEQDGVVPVSMGRELKERARMGVEAHFIAAAGHNDLYSHGAAQMVVDFVRKQLEP; encoded by the coding sequence GTGTTTGCAGGAAGTTTGGCGCTGGCCATGGGTGGATTGGCCTTCTTTCAGCGCGACATGATCTATCACCCGGGCAAGGAACGCGTTGACCCCGCCGAGGCGGGGGTGCCGGAAATGGTGCAGGCGCGGATCACCACCCATGACGGTTTCATCAACACCGCCTGGTACGCGCCGCCGCGCGACCGCTATCAGCCCACCTTGGTCTATTTCCATGGCAATGCCGGTACGGTGGCCAATCGTGCCCACAAGGCCCGATTGTTCATGGATGCCGGCTTCGGCGTGCTGCTGGTGGGTTATCGCGGTTATGGCGGTAACGCCGGCTCGCCTTCGGAAGAGGGGTTGTACGCCGATGCCCGCGGTGCCTTGGGCTGGCTGATCAGCCGTGGTGTGCCACAAGGTCAGATCGTCCTTTACGGTGAATCCTTAGGCACCGGCGTGGCGGTGCAGATGGCCACCGAATTGCCCAATCTGGTCGGCGTGGTGCTGGAAGCCCCCTATACCCGCCTGCCCGATCTGGCCCCGGCCTATGTGCTGCCGGGCTTCGCCGAACTGGCCATGCTCGACCGCTTCGACAACCGCGCCAAGATCGGACAGATTCGGGCGCCGATGCTGATCGTGCACGGCGAGCAGGATGGAGTGGTGCCGGTCTCCATGGGGCGCGAGTTGAAGGAGCGCGCCCGTATGGGCGTTGAAGCCCATTTCATTGCTGCCGCCGGCCATAATGACCTGTACAGCCATGGTGCCGCTCAGATGGTGGTGGACTTCGTCCGTAAGCAGTTGGAACCCTAA
- a CDS encoding PAS-domain containing protein, with protein MDDQGDGRADAVVGGDFFRDAVANSSSALLAIDGDDIIVYANSAACRLFHLDRSALQGRSLRQLIIPPHWPLLDNPEHLVEVSGIGGGGIPLPLELSMAPAGPWRAVTMRDISSRTALRTIIENMPGAISMFDAELNMLACNKKLQELLDFPKSLFAHGLPNLADLLRYNASRGEYGPGAVDDLVAPRLEQARHPTHHVFERTRIDGTVLEIRGAPLPNGGFVSIYTDVTARRQAEEALKAAMAESERNRLHLRSVIEHLPQGVTVIDSALDVVVWNSAFTRLLGIPETVMPPGQVVPYEIAIRFVAERGDYGPGDPAELVRERVALARLFQEHRFERSLPDGTIIEVFGRPMIDGGFVTTYTDITDIRRAAQRLAETLDLMDEVLAHAVITVFELDPRGCFRFARGLRRVIGLDDQAAIGQSILNLFDPHEHPLLHALIDGSLNQPVKSAAARRRDDNRDVWLSISGYPTGDGGFRGVLIDVSDKHMADVKIQDLIERLEQTALHDPLTGLANRTKFRQRFEEEVDRQRRSGKTLTLVAMDLDHFKQINDRFGHPAGDMVLRETAKTLRAQVRQTDLVARFGGEEFLILLPETELIGARHLAESLRLAVEAQDLCLPESGEKLHITGTFGIAESTADAPLSQDALVEAADRAAYRGKNEGRNRVCVG; from the coding sequence ATGGATGACCAGGGCGATGGAAGGGCCGATGCGGTGGTGGGCGGAGATTTCTTCCGCGATGCCGTGGCCAATTCGTCCTCGGCCCTGCTGGCCATCGATGGCGACGACATCATCGTCTACGCCAATAGTGCCGCCTGCCGCCTGTTTCATCTGGACCGATCGGCCTTGCAGGGCCGCAGCCTGCGGCAATTGATCATCCCGCCGCACTGGCCCTTGCTGGATAATCCCGAGCACTTGGTCGAGGTTTCCGGCATCGGCGGCGGCGGCATCCCGCTGCCGCTGGAATTGTCCATGGCTCCCGCCGGCCCATGGCGGGCGGTGACCATGCGCGACATTTCGTCGCGTACGGCGTTACGCACCATTATCGAGAACATGCCCGGCGCCATTTCCATGTTCGACGCCGAGTTGAACATGCTGGCCTGCAACAAAAAACTGCAGGAATTGCTGGACTTCCCCAAAAGCCTGTTCGCCCATGGCCTGCCCAATCTGGCCGATCTGCTGCGTTATAACGCCAGCCGCGGCGAATACGGCCCCGGCGCGGTGGATGATCTGGTAGCGCCTCGGCTGGAGCAAGCCCGCCACCCCACCCACCACGTGTTTGAACGGACCCGTATCGACGGCACCGTTTTGGAAATTCGCGGCGCACCGCTGCCCAATGGCGGCTTCGTCAGTATCTATACCGACGTCACCGCCCGACGACAGGCGGAAGAGGCGCTGAAGGCGGCCATGGCCGAGTCGGAACGCAACCGCCTGCATCTGCGTTCGGTGATCGAACACCTGCCGCAAGGGGTGACGGTGATCGATTCGGCGCTTGACGTGGTGGTGTGGAATTCCGCCTTCACCCGGCTGCTCGGCATCCCGGAAACGGTAATGCCGCCCGGTCAGGTGGTGCCCTATGAGATCGCCATCCGCTTTGTCGCCGAACGCGGCGATTACGGCCCCGGCGACCCAGCGGAACTGGTGCGCGAGCGCGTTGCCCTGGCGCGCCTGTTCCAGGAACACCGGTTCGAACGCAGCCTGCCCGACGGCACCATCATCGAGGTGTTCGGCCGCCCCATGATCGATGGCGGCTTCGTCACCACCTATACCGACATCACCGATATCCGCCGCGCCGCTCAGCGCTTGGCCGAAACCCTCGACCTGATGGACGAGGTGCTCGCCCATGCGGTGATCACCGTGTTCGAACTGGACCCGCGCGGCTGTTTCCGCTTCGCCCGTGGCCTCAGACGCGTCATCGGACTGGACGATCAGGCCGCAATCGGCCAATCCATCCTCAATCTGTTCGACCCGCATGAACATCCGCTGCTACACGCCCTGATCGACGGATCGCTGAACCAACCGGTCAAAAGCGCTGCGGCACGGCGGCGTGACGACAACCGCGACGTCTGGCTGTCGATTTCAGGTTATCCCACCGGCGACGGCGGCTTTCGCGGCGTTCTCATCGATGTCAGCGACAAGCACATGGCCGACGTGAAGATCCAGGATCTGATCGAAAGGTTGGAGCAAACCGCGCTGCACGACCCGCTGACCGGCTTGGCCAACCGCACCAAGTTCCGCCAGCGCTTCGAGGAGGAAGTGGACCGCCAGCGCCGCTCGGGCAAAACCCTGACCCTGGTGGCCATGGATCTGGACCATTTCAAGCAGATCAACGACCGTTTCGGTCATCCGGCAGGCGACATGGTCTTGCGTGAAACCGCCAAGACCCTGCGGGCGCAAGTGCGCCAAACCGATCTGGTCGCCCGTTTCGGTGGCGAGGAATTCCTGATCCTGCTGCCGGAAACCGAGTTGATCGGCGCCCGGCATCTGGCCGAATCCTTGCGTTTGGCGGTCGAGGCGCAGGATTTGTGCCTGCCCGAATCGGGGGAAAAACTGCACATTACCGGCACCTTCGGCATCGCTGAATCCACCGCCGATGCGCCCTTGTCGCAAGATGCCCTGGTGGAAGCCGCCGACCGCGCCGCCTATCGCGGCAAGAACGAGGGCCGCAACCGGGTGTGCGTCGGTTAG
- a CDS encoding pyridoxal phosphate-dependent aminotransferase, translated as MPFIADRLSAIKPSPTIAVTQKAAELKAAGRDVIGLGAGEPDFDTPDNIKAAAKTALDKGATKYGPPAGTVELRKAIVAKFKRENGLDYTVDQVTVGVGGKGVIFNAFMATINPGDEVIVPAPYWVSYPDIALMFGGVPKFIACPEDKGFKLQAADLEAAITPKTKWLVLNSPSNPTGAAYSWDEMKALTDVLVKHPHVWIMSDDMYEHLVYDGFKFCTPAQVEPSLYDRTLTMNGVSKAYAMTGWRVGYAAGPLPLIKAINMIQSQSVTHTATVSQAAAVEALNGTQDFIPKNQEIFKARRDLVVKLLNECKGLTCRTPEGAFYVYPSCAGVIGKKTSDGKVISSDGDFATYLLEGEGVAVVQGEAFGLSPYFRISYATSTEALQQACERIKRFCDSLS; from the coding sequence ATGCCGTTCATCGCTGACAGGCTGTCGGCCATCAAGCCGTCTCCGACCATCGCCGTGACGCAAAAGGCCGCCGAGCTGAAAGCCGCCGGCCGCGACGTCATCGGATTGGGTGCGGGCGAGCCCGATTTCGACACCCCCGACAACATCAAGGCCGCCGCCAAAACCGCGCTGGACAAGGGCGCCACCAAGTACGGCCCGCCCGCCGGTACCGTCGAATTGCGCAAGGCGATCGTCGCCAAGTTCAAGCGCGAGAACGGCCTGGACTACACTGTCGATCAGGTCACCGTCGGCGTCGGCGGCAAGGGCGTGATCTTCAACGCCTTCATGGCCACCATCAATCCCGGCGACGAAGTCATCGTCCCCGCGCCCTATTGGGTGTCATACCCGGACATCGCCCTGATGTTCGGCGGCGTGCCGAAATTCATCGCCTGTCCGGAAGACAAGGGCTTCAAGCTGCAGGCCGCCGACCTGGAAGCCGCCATCACCCCCAAGACCAAGTGGTTGGTGCTGAACTCGCCGTCCAACCCCACCGGCGCCGCCTATTCGTGGGACGAGATGAAGGCGCTGACCGACGTGTTGGTCAAGCACCCGCATGTATGGATCATGTCCGACGACATGTACGAGCATCTGGTCTATGACGGCTTCAAGTTCTGCACCCCGGCCCAGGTCGAACCCAGCCTGTACGACCGCACCTTGACCATGAACGGCGTGTCGAAGGCCTATGCCATGACCGGCTGGCGCGTCGGCTATGCCGCCGGTCCGCTGCCGCTCATCAAAGCCATCAACATGATCCAGTCGCAGTCGGTGACCCACACCGCCACCGTCAGCCAGGCGGCGGCGGTCGAGGCCCTGAACGGCACCCAGGACTTCATCCCGAAGAACCAGGAGATCTTCAAGGCGCGGCGCGATCTGGTGGTCAAGCTGTTGAACGAGTGCAAGGGCCTGACCTGCCGCACGCCGGAAGGCGCCTTTTATGTCTATCCGTCCTGCGCCGGCGTGATCGGCAAGAAGACCAGCGACGGCAAGGTGATCAGCTCGGACGGTGATTTCGCCACCTATCTGCTGGAAGGCGAAGGCGTCGCCGTGGTCCAGGGCGAGGCCTTCGGCCTGTCGCCTTACTTCCGCATCTCCTACGCCACCTCGACCGAGGCGTTGCAGCAGGCCTGCGAACGCATCAAGCGGTTCTGCGACAGCCTGAGCTGA